From Campylobacter sp. MIT 12-8780, the proteins below share one genomic window:
- the mtaB gene encoding tRNA (N(6)-L-threonylcarbamoyladenosine(37)-C(2))-methylthiotransferase MtaB, with protein sequence MREKVFFKTFGCRTNIYDTELLKSYVKDYEITQDEKEAQIIVINSCTVTNGADSGTRAYINSLKQRGIKVVLTGCGAVSKGKELLESKKVFGVLGASNKARINEFLGFKQSFFELGDLNFIDKDIVTQYENHTKAFVKIQEGCDFACSYCIIPSVRGKSRSISEEEILKQIKILANNGYNEVVLTGTNIGSYGLKQGSSLGKLLQKIGQVSGIKRVRLGSLEPAQIDASFKEILDETWLERHLHIALQHTSEKMLRIMRRRSHTQNDLELFEMLANKGFALGTDFIVAHPGEDELVWAEALENFKAFKLTHIHAFIFSPRANTHSANLNEKPVNGSIAKDRLNTLKDIVKHNNLEFRKNNKKRLEVLVESQKEGVFEGYDQFYNKIKIHSPKDLSKTWLILDEYECKTEYNEASLGG encoded by the coding sequence TTGAGAGAAAAGGTGTTTTTCAAAACCTTTGGTTGTAGAACAAATATCTATGATACCGAGCTTTTAAAAAGCTATGTCAAAGACTATGAAATCACTCAAGATGAAAAAGAAGCTCAAATCATCGTGATAAATTCTTGCACGGTTACCAATGGAGCAGATAGTGGCACAAGAGCTTATATAAATAGCCTTAAACAAAGAGGCATAAAGGTGGTGCTAACAGGTTGTGGAGCAGTAAGCAAGGGCAAAGAGCTTTTGGAGAGTAAAAAAGTCTTTGGTGTGCTTGGAGCTTCAAATAAAGCAAGGATTAATGAGTTTTTAGGCTTTAAACAAAGCTTTTTTGAACTTGGGGATTTAAATTTCATCGACAAAGACATTGTTACGCAGTATGAAAATCATACTAAGGCTTTTGTAAAAATTCAAGAAGGTTGTGATTTTGCCTGCTCATATTGCATTATCCCTAGTGTGCGTGGTAAATCAAGAAGTATTAGCGAGGAAGAAATTCTCAAACAAATTAAAATTCTAGCAAATAATGGGTATAATGAAGTCGTGCTAACTGGCACAAATATAGGCTCTTACGGCTTAAAACAAGGTTCGAGCTTAGGTAAGCTTTTGCAAAAAATAGGGCAGGTTTCAGGCATAAAAAGAGTGCGTTTAGGGAGCTTAGAACCAGCTCAAATTGATGCAAGTTTTAAAGAAATTTTAGATGAAACTTGGCTTGAGCGGCATTTACACATAGCCTTACAGCACACAAGTGAAAAAATGTTGCGTATCATGCGCAGACGCTCACACACTCAAAATGACTTAGAACTTTTTGAAATGCTTGCAAATAAAGGCTTTGCCTTAGGCACGGATTTTATCGTGGCACACCCGGGCGAAGATGAACTTGTATGGGCTGAAGCTTTAGAAAATTTTAAGGCTTTTAAACTCACGCATATCCACGCTTTTATCTTTAGTCCAAGGGCAAATACACATTCAGCAAATCTTAATGAAAAGCCAGTAAATGGTAGCATAGCCAAAGATAGGCTTAACACACTTAAAGATATAGTAAAGCATAATAATCTTGAGTTTAGAAAAAACAATAAAAAAAGGCTTGAAGTGCTTGTGGAGAGTCAAAAAGAAGGTGTTTTTGAAGGCTATGATCAATTTTATAACAAAATCAAAATTCACAGCCCAAAAGACTTGAGTAAAACTTGGCTCATACTTGATGAGTATGAGTGCAAAACTGAATATAATGAAGCCAGTTTAGGAGGCTAG
- a CDS encoding COG3400 family protein translates to MDKILFIVDGSLAKYFLERLCLQKALNFFYTILYYNDETISVITKGENIDFVKFDPTSSSKLNKLLLSNFSQIFIFLQDEFDTKNTYENIRAFSKEQDIVLMDFWGLSVSDEHCDLIDLRAILSNHLLGFLPDVALVAQNIGLNTGEIMEVKIPADSIFAYRHVGSIGQKRWRIALLYRNSKFIFVNASTMLMPNDSILLVGDPSVLQGVYHNIKRGRGQFPSPFGSNILALMDMKDKSEAELENFLKTALFFHSKTNSKKLIIRVINPRLNEIYEKLKHNDKNSVSIELDYKNTDFKSIPALLEGNDIGVIVTDLLHFERKKKQFFELKIPILKTGERSFEELSEAVILNSNEAELETQANVMIDLSKQLGLSVKLYHYKPNDDSKQVVEHFQSLSKLYNKEIKIINDTSKNPLLELSLNNDILQFVSFKKELTSSRLSTFLSTDFNVLYAKMNKNYQLFIPIS, encoded by the coding sequence ATGGATAAAATTTTATTTATCGTTGATGGAAGTTTAGCAAAATATTTCTTAGAAAGGCTTTGTTTGCAAAAAGCTTTGAATTTTTTTTATACGATTTTATACTACAATGACGAAACAATCAGCGTTATCACAAAGGGTGAAAATATAGACTTTGTAAAATTTGATCCTACGAGCTCAAGCAAGCTTAATAAGCTTTTGTTGAGTAATTTTTCCCAAATTTTTATTTTTTTACAAGATGAGTTTGATACAAAAAACACTTATGAAAATATCAGAGCTTTTAGCAAAGAACAAGATATCGTTTTGATGGACTTTTGGGGACTTAGCGTAAGTGATGAGCATTGTGATTTGATTGATTTAAGGGCGATTTTAAGTAATCACTTGCTAGGATTTTTACCCGATGTAGCCTTAGTCGCTCAAAACATAGGGCTTAACACAGGCGAGATTATGGAGGTAAAAATTCCAGCTGATAGTATCTTTGCATATAGACATGTAGGCTCTATAGGACAAAAAAGGTGGCGAATCGCCCTGCTGTATAGGAATTCAAAGTTTATTTTTGTCAATGCTTCAACCATGCTTATGCCAAATGATTCTATACTCCTTGTTGGCGATCCTAGCGTCTTGCAAGGTGTGTATCACAATATCAAGCGAGGAAGAGGGCAGTTTCCAAGCCCTTTTGGGAGTAATATCCTTGCCTTAATGGATATGAAAGATAAAAGCGAAGCTGAGCTTGAAAATTTCTTAAAAACAGCCTTGTTTTTTCATTCAAAAACAAATTCAAAGAAGCTTATCATCCGCGTAATCAACCCTCGTTTAAATGAAATTTATGAAAAACTCAAGCACAATGACAAAAATAGTGTTAGCATAGAACTTGATTACAAAAATACTGATTTTAAGTCTATTCCAGCACTTTTAGAGGGTAATGATATAGGTGTGATTGTTACTGATTTGCTTCATTTTGAAAGGAAGAAAAAGCAGTTTTTTGAGCTTAAAATTCCTATACTTAAAACAGGAGAAAGAAGCTTTGAAGAGTTAAGCGAGGCTGTGATTTTAAACTCAAATGAAGCCGAGCTTGAAACTCAGGCAAATGTGATGATTGATCTAAGTAAGCAGCTTGGGCTTTCAGTAAAGCTGTATCACTACAAACCAAATGATGATTCAAAACAAGTTGTAGAACACTTTCAAAGTCTTTCAAAGCTTTATAACAAAGAGATTAAAATCATCAACGACACTAGCAAAAATCCTCTTTTAGAGCTCAGTTTAAACAATGATATTTTGCAGTTTGTGAGCTTTAAAAAAGAGCTAACAAGCTCTCGTTTAAGCACCTTTTTAAGCACAGATTTTAATGTCTTATACGCAAAAATGAATAAAAATTATCAACTTTTTATACCAATTAGTTAA
- the tgt gene encoding tRNA guanosine(34) transglycosylase Tgt: protein MEFKIKHKSQNARVCELKTAHSSFLTPIFMPVGTQAAVKSLDALDLKDILNAQIILANTYHLYLRPGSKLVKEFGGLHGFTGFDRSFLTDSGGFQAFSLSKNSKPDENGIRFKSHIDGSLHFFTPQSVLDTQYDLNSDIMMILDDLVALPASKERIDLSVQRTIKWAKEAIKYHLAQKAKGKAQTNNIFGIIQGGTDFEARKTCAKALCELEFDGLAIGGLSVGEENALMYDTVEAMMPFVDEKRPRYLMGVGTPEDLVENIERGVDMFDCVMPTRNARNGTLFTSFGKLNIKKAEFINDHEPIDKKCACYACTHFSRAYLNHLFRAKELSFFRLASLHNLHFYLELVKNAREAILKDKFSEFKKEFYAQRTRI, encoded by the coding sequence ATGGAATTTAAAATAAAGCATAAATCTCAAAACGCAAGAGTATGCGAGCTTAAAACTGCTCATTCAAGCTTTTTAACGCCTATTTTTATGCCTGTAGGCACGCAAGCAGCGGTTAAAAGCCTTGACGCGCTTGATCTTAAAGACATACTTAATGCTCAAATCATACTTGCAAACACTTATCATCTTTATTTGCGTCCGGGTTCAAAGCTGGTGAAAGAATTTGGCGGTTTGCATGGTTTTACTGGCTTTGATCGCTCTTTTTTAACTGATAGTGGAGGTTTTCAAGCCTTTTCTTTGAGTAAAAACTCAAAGCCTGATGAAAATGGGATTAGATTTAAAAGCCATATTGATGGAAGTTTGCATTTTTTTACCCCTCAAAGTGTGCTTGATACGCAATATGATTTAAATTCTGATATTATGATGATTTTAGATGATTTAGTGGCTTTACCTGCAAGTAAAGAACGTATAGATTTATCCGTGCAAAGGACTATAAAATGGGCTAAAGAAGCCATCAAGTATCATCTAGCTCAAAAAGCAAAAGGCAAGGCACAGACAAATAATATCTTTGGCATTATCCAAGGAGGCACTGATTTTGAGGCAAGAAAAACCTGTGCCAAAGCACTTTGTGAGCTTGAATTTGATGGACTTGCTATAGGAGGACTCAGCGTTGGTGAAGAAAATGCCTTGATGTATGATACAGTTGAAGCGATGATGCCTTTTGTTGATGAAAAGCGTCCGAGGTATTTAATGGGAGTTGGCACGCCTGAAGATTTGGTGGAAAATATAGAACGAGGCGTGGATATGTTTGATTGTGTGATGCCAACACGAAATGCAAGAAATGGCACGCTTTTTACAAGCTTTGGCAAGCTTAATATCAAAAAGGCTGAGTTTATAAACGATCATGAGCCCATAGATAAAAAATGTGCTTGCTATGCTTGCACGCATTTTAGCAGAGCTTATTTAAATCATCTTTTTAGGGCAAAAGAACTAAGCTTTTTTAGACTGGCAAGCTTACACAATCTACATTTTTACCTAGAGCTTGTAAAAAATGCAAGAGAGGCTATACTTAAGGATAAATTTAGTGAATTTAAGAAAGAATTTTACGCTCAAAGAACTCGTATATAG
- the aroB gene encoding 3-dehydroquinate synthase codes for MNIKVDLEKNSYEVSVNELKKLEFKGKVAVVSNAKIAGLHLQSLLSRLKADEVFIITLKDGEQYKNLQSIEELLNQLFISKLDRKSTLIAFGGGVISDIVGFGASIYQRGIDFINVPTTLLAMVDAAVGGKTGVNNAFGKNLIGSFYQPRAVYCESEFLKTLPQRELSAGMAEFIKMAITFDEKKLEFIEKLDENAFFDKSLDDAIYAQIIFESVKLKADIVSKDEKENDLRMLLNYGHTFAHVIENQTQYKTFLHGEAVAIGINMANHLALKLGFLSEEECKKVEKLLHKFKLPTQYKIKDINKFYEAFFLDKKSLNAKLHFILPQGLGRAVIKNDIKKELILEVLAEFTKDKA; via the coding sequence ATGAATATAAAAGTAGATTTAGAAAAAAACTCTTATGAAGTCAGTGTAAATGAGCTTAAAAAGCTTGAATTCAAAGGCAAAGTTGCTGTGGTGAGTAATGCAAAAATAGCCGGACTTCACTTACAAAGCTTGCTTTCAAGGCTTAAAGCTGATGAAGTCTTTATCATTACGCTTAAAGATGGGGAGCAGTATAAGAATTTACAAAGCATAGAAGAGCTTTTAAATCAGCTTTTTATCTCTAAACTTGACCGAAAAAGCACGCTCATCGCATTTGGTGGAGGTGTGATTAGCGATATAGTGGGCTTTGGGGCAAGCATTTATCAAAGAGGTATAGATTTTATCAATGTTCCCACCACGCTTTTGGCTATGGTTGATGCAGCTGTGGGCGGAAAAACAGGAGTAAATAATGCCTTTGGGAAAAATCTCATCGGCTCATTTTATCAGCCTCGTGCTGTGTATTGTGAGAGTGAGTTTTTAAAAACCCTGCCCCAAAGAGAGCTGAGTGCTGGAATGGCTGAGTTTATCAAAATGGCGATTACTTTTGATGAGAAAAAACTTGAATTTATAGAAAAGCTTGATGAAAATGCTTTTTTTGATAAAAGCTTAGATGATGCAATTTATGCTCAAATCATCTTTGAAAGCGTAAAATTAAAAGCTGATATAGTCTCAAAAGATGAAAAAGAAAATGATTTAAGAATGCTTTTAAATTACGGACACACCTTTGCTCATGTTATAGAAAATCAAACGCAATACAAGACTTTTTTACACGGCGAAGCTGTAGCTATAGGCATAAATATGGCAAATCACCTTGCTTTAAAGCTTGGCTTTTTAAGCGAAGAAGAATGCAAAAAAGTAGAAAAACTCTTGCATAAATTCAAACTTCCAACACAATATAAGATAAAAGATATCAATAAGTTTTATGAGGCTTTTTTCCTTGATAAAAAAAGCTTAAACGCAAAACTTCATTTTATCCTGCCTCAAGGCTTGGGTAGGGCTGTGATTAAAAATGATATTAAAAAAGAGCTGATTTTGGAAGTTTTGGCTGAATTCACAAAGGATAAGGCTTGA